A region of Lycium barbarum isolate Lr01 chromosome 3, ASM1917538v2, whole genome shotgun sequence DNA encodes the following proteins:
- the LOC132629827 gene encoding F-box/kelch-repeat protein At1g57790-like has protein sequence MAGRKRRKMKLLAATAPNNGGASTEEREGADEQNSLFCVPIEILEQILSRLNLKENIRASAVCKKWLAASVSVRVANKAPWLMFFPKFGDLVEFYDPSVRQTYSVELPELRGSRLCYAKDGWLLLYKPRTLRVFFFNPYTKNVINLPKLELTYQIVAFSEAPTSPDCIVFTVKHISPTLVAISTCQPGATEWTTANYQNRLPFVSSIWNKLVFCNGLFYCLSLTGWLGVYDPEEHSWLVRVVPPPRCPENFFVKNWWKGKFMAEHNGDIYVIYTCSTANPVIYKLDQINKIWVEMQTLGGVTLFASFLSSQARIDILGVMRNSVYFSKVRFYGRRCISYSLDHDRYYPRKQCYDWGEQDPFESIWIDPPEDLSIFA, from the exons ATGGctggaagaaaaagaagaaaaatgaagtt GTTAGCTGCAACAGCTCCAAATAATGGCGGTGCTTCGACCGAGGAGCGTGAAGGAGCTGATGAGCAAAACTCACTGTTTTGTGTACCGATTGAAATTCTAGAACAGATTCTCTCCCGGTTAAACTTGAAGGAAAACATCCGTGCTTCTGCTGTTTGCAAGAAATGGCTTGCTGCCTCGGTTTCTGTACGAGTCGCGAATAAAGCTCCTTGGCTTATGTTCTTCCCGAAATTCGGTGACTTGGTTGAATTCTATGACCCTTCGGTAAGGCAAACTTATTCGGTCGAGTTACCAGAGTTACGTGGCTCAAGGCTTTGTTATGCCAAAGATGGCTGGTTGCTGTTATACAAACCGAGAACTTTACGCGTGTTTTTCTTCAATCCGTATACGAAGAACGTGATCAATTTGCCAAAACTAGAATTAACATACCAGATAGTTGCTTTTTCTGAAGCTCCGACTTCTCCTGACTGTATTGTTTTCACAGTTAAGCATATCAGCCCGACTTTGGTTGCGATTAGCACGTGTCAACCGGGGGCCACCGAATGGACGACTGCCAATTACCAAAACCGTTTGCCATTTGTTAGCAGCATTTGGAATAAGTTAGTTTTCTGCAATGGTTTGTTCTATTGTTTGAGTCTTACTGGTTGGTTGGGAGTTTATGATCCCGAAGAACATAGTTGGCTTGTTCGTGTGGTCCCGCCTCCAAGATGCCCCGAGAACTTTTTCGTGAAGAATTGGTGGAAAGGAAAATTCATGGCGGAGCACAACGGAGATATCTATGTGATATACACCTGCTCGACTGCAAATCCGGTGATATATAAgttagaccaaataaataaaatttgggtGGAGATGCAAACTTTAGGTGGTGTGACGCTTTTTGCGAGTTTTCTTTCGTCTCAAGCAAGGATAGACATTCTTGGGGTGATGCGAAATAGTGTTTATTTTTCTAAAGTTCGTTTTTATGGAAGGCGTTGCATATCGTATTCGCTCGATCATGATAGATACTACCCGCGAAAGCAGTGTTATGATTGGGGAGAACAAGATCCTTTCGAGAGCATTTGGATTGATCCACCGGAGGACCTTTCGATCTTTGCCTGA
- the LOC132629828 gene encoding uncharacterized protein At3g28850, with product MGCVSSKLFKNEFKQENNYTNHVVSLTSSTYGVLNLEKDCNFTRNSLPLIKECVKEIKKSPPREESHEVINTWELMEGLDEEVVVQNSKISPKSRVFLRGFGDIDARSPLKFLNQMSSPRKFKKFGGKENNKGRANGVNGVDFTPKNVLKMSPRLNFSKKGSPNEVKRDSLSPNGLKSVVVSTRRRSLSPLFDPQLVEAFEKEMSEEEEQIKKMVFSTPISRKARNSQEAETMLELFEKKCPPGGENSVVIYTTTLRGIRKTFEDCNTARVILESSNIQVFERDISMHSGFKEELRGLMGKKEVKVPLVFVKGRLIGGADEMLKLEEEGKLGILLDGIPRAGSTCDGCAGVRFVMCMDCNGSRKMLAKDGKSTVKCGECNENGLIQCPICC from the coding sequence ATGGGTTGTGTATCATCCAAACTCTTCAAAAATGAATTCAAACAAGAAAATAATTACACTAACCATGTTGTTTCTTTAACTTCAAGCACTTATGGTGTATTGAATCTTGAAAAAGATTGCAATTTTACGCGAAACTCGCTTCCTTTGATCAAAGAATGTGTTAAAGAAATCAAGAAATCGCCACCCCGTGAAGAATCTCATGAAGTTATTAATACTTGGGAGCTAATGGAAGGTCTTGATGAAGAAGTTGTTGTTCAAAATTCCAAGATTAGCCCGAAATCTCGGGTTTTTCTTCGTGGATTTGGCGATATTGATGCTCGTAGCCCgttgaaattcttgaatcaaatGAGCTCACCGCGaaaattcaagaaatttggaggTAAAGAGAATAATAAAGGAAGGGCTAATGGAGTTAATGGGGTTGATTTTACCCCTAAAAATGTATTGAAAATGTCACCAAGATTGAATTTTTCGAAGAAGGGAAGCCCGAATGAGGTGAAACGTGATAGCTTGAGCCCGAACGGGCTGAAATCTGTTGTGGTTTCGACGAGGAGGAGGAGTTTAAGCCCGTTATTCGATCCACAGCTCGTGGAAGCTTTCGAGAAAGAGATGtctgaagaagaagaacaaatcaaGAAAATGGTGTTTTCTACGCCAATTTCGCGAAAAGCTAGGAATTCTCAAGAAGCAGAGACAATGCTCGAATTATTCGAGAAAAAATGCCCTCCAGGTGGTGAAAATTCAGTTGTAATTTACACAACTACATTGAGGGGTATTAGAAAAACATTTGAGGATTGCAACACTGCTAGAGTGATACTCGAATCGAGTAATATTCAAGTGTTTGAGCGCGATATATCGATGCATTCGGGGTTTAAGGAAGAACTAAGAGGACTAATGGGGAAAAAAGAGGTGAAAGTTCCATTAGTATTTGTTAAAGGGAGGTTGATTGGTGGAGCTGATGAAATGTTGAAGTTGGAGGAGGAGGGCAAATTGGGAATTTTACTAGACGGGATACCGAGGGCGGGGTCCACGTGTGACGGCTGTGCCGGGGTCCGGTTCGTGATGTGTATGGACTGCAATGGGAGTAGAAAAATGCTGGCTAAGGATGGAAAGAGTACTGTTAAGTGTGGAGAGTGCAATGAGAATGGTTTGATCCAATGTCCAATTTGTTGTTAG
- the LOC132629829 gene encoding mediator-associated protein 2-like gives MDAPNELSYKPPPEFEEVKKDSLINLNIKDSTELWLIQWPLNQHPDFNGQEVSLKLHHDGNMGSFEDTSGKSYDVVSCRAQDPDAMVFLSSESEPKIAGKISRRVSLIHYPEPSELKQNSINLKQTMSQRSSGATTLTNSSRRFATPTQSTRTRSIMRAGSSSKSTKRKHSDAPSKSNGQSIQDSGKSGLSALTSSGSFDQSQDQKLKKKRKIDG, from the exons ATGGATGCTCCGAATGAACTGAGCTACAAACCACCCCCAGAATTTGAGGAGGTCAAAAAGGATTCACTTATCAATCTTAACATTAAAGACTCAACTGAGCTCTGGCTTATACAGTGGCCCTTAAATCAA CATCCAGATTTCAATGGGCAAGAAGTTTCGTTGAAGCTACATCATGATGGGAATATGGGCAGCTTTGAGGATACATCTG GTAAATCATATGATGTGGTCAGTTGTAGAGCGCAGGACCCAGATGCGATGGTCTTTCTATCTTCTGAGTCAGAGCCAAAAATTG CTGGCAAAATTTCACGGCGTGTTTCCCTTATCCATTACCCGGAGCCAAGCGAGCTTAAACAGAACAGCATAAACTTGAAGCAGACGATGTCTCAGAGATCGTCTGGTGCTACTACATTGACCAATTCGTCTCGTCGCTTTGCAACTCCTACTCAAAGTACTAGGACACGGAGTATTATGCGAGCAGGGAGTTCATCCAAATCTACCAAGAGAAAACACAGTGATGCCCCTTCGAAATCGAATGGCCAATCTATTCAAGATTCAGGAAAAAGCGGTCTTAGTGCATTGACTTCTTCAGGGTCCTTTGATCAATCTCAAGatcaaaaattaaagaagaaaaggaaaattgatGGTTGA